A window of the Spirochaetota bacterium genome harbors these coding sequences:
- a CDS encoding site-specific integrase: MGYRQIGIGKNGKRRYVFDLRVLGNRFRRLVTCPASAVVELYRRWEREIYDSNGSVIAKHKFFDIVKKYIEWITGKKTAEVVYRETSVLNQAVKFFGKKYLSEIKRHHIEEYLAHRRANPTSKHKSVLSAATINKIVASLSCFFNWCINREYITANPAQRLRTKEDNERVIHLTTEQIQELFTKAVGIMKRVVMLAIFTGMRDGSESCKLKWADVDLENGYISLWAHATKSKKRRTIPMPDDLLVYLRELRQLEPATEYVLSMNGMPMSYAQVLLRWNKLRAQLSFARQGDGSLLRLHDLRHVFAVLMRMRGAGLDVLKELLGHASMAMTLRYAHYQGDVGREKVKVLDGIITPPKAS; the protein is encoded by the coding sequence ATGGGATACAGACAAATAGGCATTGGCAAGAACGGGAAACGCCGTTACGTGTTTGACCTTCGGGTGTTGGGTAACCGCTTCCGAAGGCTCGTAACATGCCCGGCCTCAGCGGTGGTTGAGTTATACCGACGCTGGGAGCGGGAGATATACGATTCGAACGGCTCCGTCATTGCCAAGCATAAGTTCTTTGACATCGTGAAAAAGTACATTGAGTGGATCACGGGTAAGAAGACCGCTGAGGTTGTATATCGAGAGACGTCGGTGCTGAATCAAGCGGTGAAGTTCTTCGGCAAGAAGTACCTGAGCGAGATCAAGCGGCATCACATTGAAGAATATCTTGCGCATCGAAGGGCAAACCCTACTTCGAAGCATAAAAGTGTGCTATCGGCAGCCACAATAAATAAAATCGTTGCTTCGCTTTCGTGCTTCTTTAATTGGTGTATTAACCGCGAGTATATAACGGCTAATCCTGCTCAGAGATTAAGGACAAAGGAAGACAACGAACGCGTAATTCACCTAACCACTGAACAGATACAGGAGCTTTTTACAAAGGCTGTAGGTATCATGAAGCGCGTCGTCATGCTCGCCATATTCACGGGTATGCGCGACGGCAGTGAGTCCTGCAAGTTGAAGTGGGCAGACGTTGACCTCGAAAATGGCTACATCTCCCTCTGGGCACATGCCACAAAGTCTAAGAAGCGTCGAACTATTCCGATGCCCGATGACCTGTTGGTTTATTTGCGTGAATTACGGCAGTTGGAACCGGCGACAGAGTACGTCTTGAGCATGAATGGCATGCCGATGAGCTATGCGCAGGTACTACTTCGCTGGAATAAGCTGCGAGCGCAACTTTCGTTTGCACGACAGGGCGATGGCTCATTGCTGAGACTGCATGATTTACGTCATGTCTTCGCCGTGCTTATGAGAATGCGTGGCGCTGGATTGGACGTGTTAAAAGAGCTGCTCGGCCACGCCTCGATGGCAATGACGCTCAGATACGCACATTACCAAGGTGATGTCGGCAGAGAGAAGGTGAAGGTGCTTGACGGCATCATAACGCCGCCGAAAGCTTCTTAA
- a CDS encoding GxxExxY protein has product MQSLHFQSITEKVIGAAFEVYNSLGSGYLERVYQNALTHELALQGLHTEREKQLIIEYKGKIVGEYFADLFVNGLVLVETKWTDVLTLQHVYQVKHYLKAANLRVGLLINFGARSLEYKRISPWE; this is encoded by the coding sequence ATGCAATCACTTCATTTTCAATCCATCACAGAGAAGGTCATCGGCGCGGCTTTCGAGGTGTATAATTCCCTCGGCTCGGGCTACCTTGAGCGCGTGTATCAGAATGCACTCACTCACGAGCTTGCGTTACAAGGCCTGCACACGGAAAGGGAAAAGCAGCTAATCATCGAATACAAAGGTAAAATCGTCGGAGAATACTTCGCAGACCTTTTCGTCAACGGCTTGGTGCTAGTCGAAACCAAGTGGACGGACGTGTTAACCCTGCAACATGTTTATCAGGTAAAACATTACCTCAAGGCGGCTAATCTGCGCGTCGGGCTGCTTATCAATTTCGGTGCACGGTCGCTGGAATATAAAAGAATATCGCCGTGGGAGTAA
- a CDS encoding TRAP transporter large permease subunit yields the protein MKKIVGIFRGVENGAAFTILILISVLCFGEVVLRKFFQTGIEGSTNIVTHLTFLIAFIGGMITSRENGHLSLSIGLEAMKNKLRTSTHIVGACLGATVTTAFALSSLSMTLIGFSDRTINFIPVQYFGFIMPIGFIVMAVRFITLLPAKPLGKTLASLGFLFGALLGFQSVTKIAEALLGTMPAWMASLDPVWLTSMQFFAIPMIVGLIVFAMLGTPIFIVLGGIGYILFAQSGGALEVVPNEAYTLLTSNSIPAIPLFAVVGYVLSQSKSGERLVRFFKAFFGWMPGGTAIVAVIVSAFFTTFTGASGITILALGGLLSYTMINSGKYKSEFATGFLTSSGSIGIIFPPSLAVIMYGSLAQVSVLDLFFAGIIPGILMIIVMSSAGVFESLKEKLKPEPFSIKEAILAFRDGFWDIMLPVFISVFYFTGTMSIVETGAFAVFYVLIVQLFVYRDIKLKALPGVVLKSVPVIGGILIIVALAKALSYFIVDARIPMMLADWVKTTIASPIVFLLLLNLALLVVGCFMDIFSAIIVVVPLIIPIAAAFNINPVHLGMIFIMNMELGFLTPPVGLNLFLGSYSFNKPLSQIIKNIVPFFILQLIAVLIITYVPWLSTFLPNLINGK from the coding sequence ATGAAGAAGATCGTCGGCATTTTCCGCGGCGTCGAGAACGGGGCCGCATTCACCATACTTATCCTTATCTCGGTGCTCTGCTTCGGTGAAGTGGTACTCAGGAAATTCTTTCAGACCGGTATAGAGGGTTCCACCAATATCGTCACGCATCTTACGTTCCTTATCGCCTTCATCGGCGGCATGATAACCTCGCGCGAGAACGGCCACCTCTCCCTGTCCATAGGCCTCGAGGCTATGAAGAACAAGCTTCGGACTTCGACACACATCGTCGGCGCATGTCTCGGCGCGACCGTTACGACAGCGTTCGCCTTAAGCTCCCTGTCGATGACGCTCATCGGTTTCAGCGATCGTACCATTAACTTCATCCCCGTGCAGTATTTCGGCTTCATCATGCCCATCGGCTTCATCGTCATGGCGGTGCGCTTTATAACGCTTCTGCCTGCGAAGCCGCTCGGCAAAACGCTCGCCTCGCTCGGGTTCCTGTTCGGGGCATTGCTCGGCTTTCAATCGGTGACGAAAATAGCCGAGGCGCTTCTCGGCACCATGCCCGCATGGATGGCGTCACTCGATCCTGTGTGGCTCACCTCCATGCAATTCTTTGCGATACCGATGATAGTCGGGCTTATCGTCTTCGCCATGCTCGGCACGCCTATTTTCATCGTGCTCGGAGGGATCGGATATATCCTCTTCGCCCAATCCGGCGGAGCGCTTGAGGTCGTTCCCAACGAAGCGTACACGCTCCTTACCAGCAATTCCATCCCCGCCATACCGCTCTTCGCCGTCGTGGGCTATGTGCTCTCGCAGAGCAAGTCCGGGGAGCGATTGGTCCGTTTCTTCAAGGCGTTCTTCGGATGGATGCCGGGCGGCACGGCCATTGTCGCCGTCATCGTCTCCGCTTTCTTCACCACGTTCACCGGCGCCTCCGGCATTACGATACTCGCGCTCGGGGGGCTCCTTTCCTATACGATGATAAACAGCGGGAAATACAAGAGCGAATTCGCAACGGGATTCCTCACCTCTTCAGGCAGTATCGGCATCATTTTTCCGCCGTCGCTCGCTGTCATCATGTACGGGTCGCTCGCGCAGGTAAGCGTGCTCGATCTCTTCTTCGCAGGCATCATCCCCGGCATTCTCATGATAATCGTCATGTCGAGCGCCGGTGTTTTCGAATCGCTCAAGGAAAAGCTGAAACCCGAACCGTTCAGCATAAAGGAAGCGATCCTTGCCTTCCGTGACGGATTCTGGGACATCATGCTTCCGGTGTTCATCTCGGTGTTCTATTTCACCGGGACCATGTCCATCGTGGAAACGGGCGCCTTCGCCGTGTTCTATGTGCTTATCGTTCAGCTCTTCGTCTACCGCGATATCAAGCTTAAGGCGCTCCCGGGCGTGGTGCTGAAAAGCGTCCCCGTCATCGGCGGCATACTCATCATCGTTGCGCTCGCAAAAGCGCTTTCCTACTTCATCGTGGATGCGCGCATACCGATGATGCTCGCCGATTGGGTAAAGACCACTATCGCATCGCCGATAGTATTCCTTCTCCTCCTCAATCTCGCGCTTCTTGTCGTGGGCTGTTTCATGGATATATTCTCGGCGATCATCGTGGTCGTACCGCTCATCATACCGATAGCAGCGGCGTTCAATATCAATCCGGTGCATCTGGGGATGATATTCATCATGAACATGGAGCTTGGATTCCTCACGCCGCCGGTGGGGCTTAATCTCTTCCTCGGCTCGTACAGCTTCAATAAACCGCTCAGCCAGATAATTAAGAACATCGTACCGTTCTTTATCCTGCAGCTTATCGCGGTGCTTATCATCACGTATGTGCCGTGGCTGTCGACGTTCCTGCCGAATCTGATAAACGGTAAATAA
- the dctP gene encoding TRAP transporter substrate-binding protein DctP: MRTILQRTIIFAAAFSAMTLSLAAATLKIASVAPEGTPWGAALNKMAGEWQKASDGKVVLKIYHNGIAGGESDEIRKMKIGQLQGAVVTSFGLSEIAPEVLSLSIPCLIDGDKELEYIFKKMQPYFASKVEAKGYKVVAWSRAGWVRFFSKKPIFYPADLKVQKIAANGDDQALFQTWKTMGYTQVPVNIPDILMALNSGMIDALYSSPIAVGGFQWFGLAKNMSELKIAPFIGAIIIKDSVWKTIPADVQPKLTAVAKGLETELNENVTKLEADAIVTMQKYGLVVNPVSDDALKAWKAEFEAGYSKIFGKSFSKEVYDIIVGYKKEFRGK; this comes from the coding sequence ATGAGAACGATACTGCAAAGAACCATTATTTTCGCGGCGGCTTTTTCAGCCATGACTCTATCGCTTGCCGCGGCAACGCTCAAGATAGCATCCGTTGCGCCCGAGGGTACGCCGTGGGGTGCTGCGCTCAACAAGATGGCCGGCGAATGGCAGAAGGCTTCCGACGGGAAAGTAGTACTGAAGATATATCATAACGGCATTGCCGGCGGCGAATCGGATGAGATACGCAAGATGAAGATCGGCCAGCTCCAGGGCGCGGTCGTCACGAGCTTCGGCCTGTCCGAAATAGCACCGGAAGTACTTTCATTGAGCATACCGTGCCTCATCGACGGTGATAAGGAACTGGAATACATCTTCAAGAAGATGCAGCCCTACTTCGCGTCCAAGGTAGAAGCGAAAGGATACAAGGTCGTGGCATGGTCGCGCGCCGGCTGGGTGCGCTTCTTCTCGAAAAAACCGATATTCTATCCCGCCGACCTCAAGGTGCAGAAGATAGCCGCGAACGGCGACGATCAGGCATTGTTCCAGACATGGAAAACGATGGGCTATACGCAAGTGCCCGTGAACATCCCCGATATTCTCATGGCGCTCAACAGCGGCATGATCGATGCGCTCTATTCATCGCCGATAGCGGTGGGCGGTTTCCAGTGGTTCGGCCTTGCGAAGAATATGTCCGAGCTTAAGATAGCCCCGTTCATCGGCGCGATCATCATAAAAGATTCGGTATGGAAGACCATTCCCGCGGATGTGCAGCCGAAGCTTACCGCTGTCGCCAAAGGGCTTGAGACCGAGCTCAATGAGAACGTGACGAAGCTCGAAGCGGACGCCATCGTCACCATGCAGAAATACGGTCTTGTCGTCAATCCGGTGAGCGACGATGCGCTTAAGGCGTGGAAAGCCGAATTCGAAGCCGGCTATTCGAAAATATTCGGGAAGAGCTTCTCGAAGGAAGTATATGACATCATCGTGGGCTACAAGAAGGAATTCAGGGGAAAATAA